One candidate division WOR-3 bacterium genomic region harbors:
- a CDS encoding NAD+ synthase, whose protein sequence is MRIALAQLNPIVGDIENNLALLEQTLVQVSAERPDLVVFPELFLVGYPPLDLLERGWFIARQGEALEQVARISRKFSKTGILLGAAVRTGLAIGKPLYNAAVLFLGGNRLLSQPKTLLPTYDVFDELRYFEPAPCIQTVRLGNEILGISVCEDAWNGPPGNNDRSPIADDRFRRPYDRNPVAELAEAGASLLVTIAASPFWIGKEELRYSLISSHARRHGLPFVFLNQVGANDELVFDGRSMALDAQGEPILVMEPFTEQVAIVDTTAKGRPENFRPLGRVESVYRTLVLGVRDYARKCGFKQAVLGLSGGIDSAVACCITVAALGPNNVLGVTMPSEYSSKGSVDDSRRLAANLGIRFLEIPIADVYHSYLRAVGPWLTAHSSQVADPGAVNLQSSVFVSLAEENIQARVRGNILMALSNKFGHLVITTGNKSELAVGYCTLYGDMSGGLAVLADVPKTMVYELARYINRERELIPRATIEKAPSAELRPNQTDQDTLPPYEILDEILARYLEQDQSVEEIVAAGLEKKTVEWVVTAVRKSEYKRRQAAPGIKVTTKAFGAGRRMPVAAKY, encoded by the coding sequence ATGCGGATTGCACTTGCCCAGTTGAATCCAATTGTCGGCGATATCGAGAACAACCTAGCGCTTCTTGAGCAGACGCTTGTGCAGGTATCAGCAGAGCGACCGGACCTCGTGGTGTTCCCAGAGCTGTTCCTAGTCGGCTATCCACCGCTTGACCTTCTGGAGCGCGGCTGGTTCATTGCCCGGCAGGGAGAAGCACTGGAACAGGTTGCCAGGATTTCAAGAAAGTTCTCCAAGACCGGGATTCTGCTCGGGGCTGCGGTTCGGACAGGACTCGCCATTGGCAAGCCCCTGTACAATGCGGCGGTGCTATTCCTCGGTGGGAATAGGCTCCTCTCTCAGCCGAAGACTCTGCTGCCGACATACGATGTGTTCGACGAACTGCGCTACTTCGAGCCGGCACCGTGTATCCAGACCGTAAGACTCGGCAACGAGATTTTGGGCATATCGGTCTGTGAGGATGCGTGGAACGGGCCACCGGGCAACAATGACCGATCGCCAATAGCCGATGACCGGTTTCGTAGGCCATATGACCGCAACCCGGTTGCGGAACTGGCCGAGGCCGGTGCTTCGTTGCTTGTGACAATCGCAGCCTCGCCGTTCTGGATCGGGAAGGAAGAGCTGCGATACAGTCTGATTTCCAGCCACGCCAGGAGGCACGGACTACCCTTCGTGTTCCTGAACCAGGTTGGTGCGAACGACGAGCTTGTGTTCGATGGCCGGAGTATGGCGTTAGACGCTCAGGGCGAGCCGATTCTTGTGATGGAACCTTTCACTGAGCAGGTTGCGATCGTTGACACCACGGCAAAGGGAAGGCCGGAGAACTTTAGACCGTTGGGTAGGGTTGAATCAGTGTACCGGACTTTGGTTCTCGGCGTTAGGGACTATGCCCGTAAGTGTGGGTTCAAGCAGGCGGTGCTCGGACTTTCCGGCGGGATTGACTCTGCGGTTGCGTGCTGCATTACAGTTGCGGCGCTCGGTCCGAACAACGTGCTTGGCGTGACCATGCCCTCGGAATATTCATCCAAGGGCAGTGTGGATGACTCAAGGCGGCTTGCCGCTAATCTTGGCATCAGGTTCCTAGAGATTCCAATTGCCGATGTCTATCATAGCTATCTGCGGGCTGTGGGTCCATGGCTTACGGCGCATAGCTCGCAGGTAGCGGACCCGGGCGCCGTCAACCTTCAGTCGTCGGTCTTCGTCAGTCTGGCCGAAGAGAACATCCAGGCCCGGGTCAGGGGTAACATTCTGATGGCGTTGTCGAACAAGTTCGGTCACCTTGTCATAACCACAGGAAACAAGAGTGAGCTTGCTGTCGGGTACTGCACCCTGTATGGTGATATGAGCGGCGGGCTCGCAGTGCTGGCCGACGTGCCTAAAACGATGGTCTATGAACTGGCGCGTTACATCAACCGGGAGCGGGAACTAATACCGCGCGCGACCATCGAGAAAGCGCCTTCAGCCGAACTGCGGCCCAATCAGACCGATCAGGACACGCTTCCGCCGTATGAGATTCTGGACGAGATCTTAGCCCGGTACTTGGAGCAGGACCAGTCGGTAGAGGAGATTGTTGCGGCCGGGCTTGAGAAGAAGACGGTTGAATGGGTTGTGACTGCGGTGCGCAAGAGCGAGTATAAACGCCGTCAGGCCGCACCGGGCATCAAGGTTACCACCAAGGCATTCGGCGCGGGCCGCCGGATGCCGGTTGCAGCAAAGTACTGA
- a CDS encoding 3D domain-containing protein, whose protein sequence is MRKWPVGLIIVALGCLGPRVQTTAVSTRLEPPDWLFENPGPPPGIPEARYLGKFKTTFYWIVEEKDYPDTKQVPLYDTRGNLVGRFSREFVEDFKVEAAGRLRDGRNISWLKKAGRVQVDSQFAGINGYKLTELKSIAVDPRVVPIGAMVYIPQAENVVVNGRRLNGVFRAHDIGSAVKGKHVDIFVGSKDNIEAFRSAGIISAGSVDVYLLE, encoded by the coding sequence ATGCGCAAGTGGCCAGTAGGCCTCATAATAGTTGCCTTGGGCTGTCTCGGTCCAAGGGTGCAGACAACCGCGGTGAGTACCAGGTTGGAGCCGCCGGATTGGTTGTTTGAGAATCCTGGGCCGCCGCCTGGCATACCTGAGGCCCGGTACCTTGGCAAGTTCAAGACGACCTTTTACTGGATAGTTGAGGAAAAGGATTACCCTGACACGAAACAGGTCCCCCTGTATGATACAAGGGGCAACTTGGTCGGAAGGTTCTCAAGGGAATTTGTCGAGGACTTCAAGGTCGAGGCCGCGGGAAGGCTGAGGGATGGCAGGAACATAAGCTGGCTGAAGAAGGCCGGCCGGGTGCAGGTGGACAGTCAGTTTGCTGGGATCAACGGGTATAAGCTTACAGAACTTAAGTCAATCGCGGTTGACCCTAGGGTTGTGCCAATTGGTGCCATGGTTTACATTCCGCAGGCCGAGAACGTGGTGGTCAATGGCCGGCGACTCAACGGCGTTTTTCGGGCCCACGACATTGGTAGTGCAGTCAAGGGAAAACACGTTGACATATTTGTAGGCTCAAAGGACAATATCGAAGCATTCCGCTCAGCGGGGATAATTAGTGCCGGTAGCGTCGACGTTTACCTCCTCGAATAG
- a CDS encoding FAD-dependent thymidylate synthase, with translation MKVNLAGYNVEHELVQELSFPATPETFSAAYARVSRSTKSVEELRREARKEVHRSRRSNQTIVFDMGHHSIAEHAVFNFDISGISRLAAEILEHHRLNSYTERSQRYVTVDDGFTVPAELDDQELRDEFVATVRLQYRYYHLLCDRLQQYLKEKHPSLAADPIAIENAAKEDARYVTSLATQTQLGMTVNARNLELIVRRLAAADLAEARQLGAELYRQAVAVAPSLLVFTGPTDYESTTRARLRDYATSFMVPAFPRRPKNFIAHSASDVTLVDYTPNADNKLLAALLHSHSGVSFAECLSRIERQTLARKKEIFKQAMQDLQSYDAVLREFEHLYVTFELIISASAFAQLKRHRLMTVTCQPYNPNVGWTIPVSVAEIKEHKNFKEILARTEDTYSKIAGHSPAAAQYVLTNAHQRRVLVTVNARELYHIARLREDMSAQWDIRDIANRMVEQARHVMPLTLALASGKDTYPKAYEELFGRLPDVLKPELPRPRPLVVESVQTSMVVGKETFAESIENEDVTAQARITAKADQRSGKDTKSSRRKRKSKRGS, from the coding sequence ATGAAAGTCAATCTTGCCGGGTATAACGTCGAGCACGAGCTGGTTCAAGAGCTTTCTTTTCCCGCGACCCCGGAGACGTTTTCGGCAGCTTATGCACGGGTAAGCCGCAGTACGAAGTCGGTCGAGGAGCTCAGGCGTGAGGCGCGTAAGGAGGTGCACCGGTCTCGTCGGTCAAACCAGACGATAGTGTTTGACATGGGCCACCACTCTATTGCCGAGCACGCAGTGTTCAACTTCGACATTTCCGGCATTTCCCGGCTCGCAGCTGAAATACTCGAGCACCACCGTCTGAATTCCTACACTGAACGGTCTCAGCGCTACGTCACTGTGGATGATGGTTTTACCGTGCCGGCTGAGCTTGACGACCAAGAGCTACGCGACGAGTTTGTGGCGACGGTGAGGCTGCAGTACCGCTACTACCATCTGCTGTGCGACCGACTGCAGCAGTATCTTAAGGAGAAACACCCTTCACTTGCGGCAGACCCGATAGCGATCGAGAATGCGGCGAAGGAAGACGCACGTTATGTTACCTCGCTTGCCACTCAGACCCAGCTTGGGATGACGGTAAATGCCCGTAACCTAGAGCTTATTGTGCGACGGCTTGCGGCCGCAGATTTGGCGGAGGCAAGGCAGCTTGGGGCCGAGTTGTACCGACAGGCGGTCGCAGTAGCACCGTCCCTTTTGGTTTTCACCGGGCCGACCGATTATGAGAGCACGACGCGCGCGCGGCTACGCGACTATGCAACGAGCTTCATGGTACCGGCATTTCCAAGGCGGCCTAAGAACTTTATTGCCCATTCAGCCTCCGACGTTACCCTTGTTGACTACACGCCGAACGCGGATAACAAACTGCTTGCTGCTCTGCTGCACTCTCATTCCGGGGTCTCGTTTGCCGAGTGCTTGAGCCGGATAGAGCGTCAGACTCTTGCGCGAAAGAAAGAGATATTCAAGCAGGCAATGCAGGATTTGCAGTCGTATGATGCGGTGCTGAGGGAGTTTGAGCACCTCTATGTTACATTTGAACTCATAATCTCCGCATCGGCGTTTGCCCAGCTCAAGCGTCACCGGCTGATGACCGTCACCTGCCAACCGTACAATCCGAACGTTGGATGGACGATACCGGTTTCGGTTGCCGAAATAAAGGAACACAAGAACTTCAAGGAGATTCTCGCCCGGACCGAAGATACTTACAGCAAGATAGCCGGCCATAGCCCGGCCGCGGCGCAGTATGTCCTGACAAATGCTCATCAGCGACGAGTACTCGTAACAGTCAATGCGAGAGAGCTTTATCATATCGCACGATTGAGGGAGGATATGAGCGCCCAATGGGACATTAGGGATATCGCCAACCGGATGGTCGAGCAGGCGAGGCATGTTATGCCGCTAACGCTTGCTCTGGCATCGGGTAAGGACACGTATCCCAAAGCTTATGAGGAACTGTTCGGTCGCCTGCCCGATGTGCTCAAGCCAGAACTACCAAGGCCAAGGCCGTTAGTGGTCGAGTCAGTACAAACTAGCATGGTCGTCGGTAAGGAAACATTTGCTGAATCTATTGAAAATGAGGATGTTACAGCTCAAGCCCGTATCACAGCCAAGGCCGACCAGCGTTCAGGAAAGGACACCAAGTCCTCGAGACGTAAACGAAAGAGCAAAAGGGGTAGTTAG
- a CDS encoding DUF72 domain-containing protein: MSVRSQNGEPRLRVGTSGFSFADWVGPVYPKNLPRAMMLEYYEQVLGFDTVELNFTYYSMPKLHTMESLVKRTRDNFRFVVRSHREMTHDIWEEGGESNVECPIPDTGSQSARANTRSRAEGVRMPASRGRGRMKDLSMVFRQFREGLVPLMASGKLGCVLVQLPSFFWPSPDSRDYLARLRERLPGVPVVVEFRNKAWVRDSTYRTLTEIGIGYCVVDEPQLPRLMPFDPRRTSDIAYFRFHGRNRHWFKASREERYNYLYSRDELADFVEPLEATISGARQAFAFFNNCHAGAAARNAVMMKQLLGLVGQLSPEQERLVNGPAEAGPDEPELPLA; encoded by the coding sequence ATGTCGGTTAGAAGTCAGAATGGTGAACCACGCCTGCGAGTCGGCACAAGCGGGTTCTCATTCGCTGACTGGGTTGGGCCAGTGTATCCGAAGAACCTGCCCAGAGCAATGATGCTTGAGTACTATGAGCAGGTGCTTGGTTTCGACACGGTCGAGCTGAACTTTACTTACTACTCAATGCCGAAGCTGCATACGATGGAGTCACTGGTCAAGCGAACCCGGGACAACTTCCGTTTTGTCGTCCGCTCACACAGAGAGATGACTCACGACATCTGGGAGGAGGGAGGAGAGAGCAATGTCGAATGCCCGATACCAGATACCGGAAGCCAGAGTGCCCGAGCGAATACAAGGTCACGAGCAGAAGGCGTACGAATGCCAGCGAGTCGAGGGCGGGGTAGAATGAAGGATTTGAGTATGGTATTCAGACAGTTTCGGGAAGGCTTGGTGCCACTTATGGCTTCCGGGAAGCTTGGGTGTGTCTTGGTGCAACTGCCGTCCTTCTTCTGGCCAAGCCCGGACAGCCGCGATTACCTGGCTAGGCTACGGGAGCGGTTGCCTGGTGTGCCGGTGGTTGTGGAGTTTCGGAATAAGGCATGGGTGCGGGACAGTACCTATCGGACCCTTACTGAGATAGGCATCGGCTACTGTGTCGTGGATGAGCCGCAACTGCCCAGACTAATGCCTTTTGACCCTAGGCGCACCTCGGATATTGCCTATTTCAGATTTCACGGAAGAAACCGACACTGGTTCAAGGCTTCACGGGAAGAACGGTACAACTACCTATACTCCAGGGATGAGCTTGCGGACTTTGTTGAACCGCTTGAGGCTACAATCAGCGGTGCACGGCAGGCGTTTGCTTTCTTCAATAATTGCCATGCCGGCGCGGCAGCTAGAAACGCAGTGATGATGAAGCAGCTTCTTGGACTCGTCGGGCAGCTCAGTCCGGAGCAGGAGCGCCTGGTGAACGGTCCTGCTGAGGCCGGTCCGGATGAACCGGAGCTACCGCTCGCCTGA
- a CDS encoding 50S ribosomal protein L6: protein MAKVYRPLGIPDGVQVKVDVGSVTVTGKLGSIVVPVLPGLSVKVETRQLVVEPGPGAERAHVGTLRSHLSNAMVGVVSGFERVLQVRGMGYRVQKTKEGVQIQCGFSHPVDVVAPPGITFEVTQAPNPDDTKQQMFEITVKGVDRHAVGQIAAQIRAIKPPDPYRGKGIRYRDEYVRKKAGKRAVGAEQA, encoded by the coding sequence ATGGCAAAGGTATATCGGCCGCTGGGAATTCCGGACGGGGTACAGGTCAAGGTGGATGTTGGTTCTGTGACCGTTACGGGTAAGCTCGGTTCGATTGTCGTCCCAGTCCTACCCGGGCTGAGTGTGAAGGTCGAAACCAGACAGCTTGTTGTAGAACCTGGACCTGGGGCTGAGCGGGCTCATGTCGGCACGCTGCGTTCACATCTGAGTAACGCAATGGTCGGGGTAGTTTCTGGTTTCGAGCGCGTGCTCCAGGTTCGTGGTATGGGATATCGGGTACAGAAGACTAAGGAAGGAGTCCAGATTCAGTGTGGTTTCTCGCATCCGGTTGATGTTGTTGCGCCGCCGGGTATCACATTTGAAGTCACCCAGGCGCCGAACCCGGACGACACCAAGCAACAAATGTTTGAAATAACGGTCAAGGGTGTTGACCGGCACGCGGTTGGTCAAATTGCGGCACAGATTCGCGCCATCAAACCGCCGGACCCATACCGTGGCAAAGGAATAAGATACCGGGACGAATACGTGAGGAAGAAGGCCGGCAAGCGGGCGGTCGGTGCCGAGCAGGCCTAA
- a CDS encoding polysaccharide deacetylase family protein, producing the protein MFPLVTLVLALLPGQNLTSESPGSAAESIPNLSSHTVVFSVDDGYHSVFTNIYPLLRKYRMTMTLALIVDYVGPGKRPSYRPAARFMNQAEVQELIDSCGIEVASHSMSHPFLTRLDSTKAWTEISQSKQVLESLFGTEVITFVYPYGDMNTRIRRMTKQAGYRLGRAVVPGEPNLWLEPYRLPTLELRRETNLADVKRTIARRRTTILLLHQIVASPSSFTEWNLADFERLLEWMAATRVRVITLAQLYREWWFEKLGRMMQQMAAAYPDRRKQLLFEEVNVDATGTNYPR; encoded by the coding sequence GTGTTTCCCCTTGTAACCCTGGTACTCGCACTGCTTCCAGGCCAGAACCTAACTTCGGAAAGCCCCGGTTCTGCGGCTGAGAGCATACCCAATCTTTCCAGCCATACCGTTGTCTTCTCGGTTGACGATGGCTACCATTCGGTGTTCACCAACATCTACCCATTACTGCGCAAGTACCGAATGACGATGACCCTCGCCCTTATTGTGGACTACGTCGGCCCAGGCAAACGGCCCTCGTACCGGCCCGCGGCAAGGTTCATGAACCAAGCAGAAGTCCAGGAACTCATTGACTCCTGCGGCATCGAAGTCGCAAGCCACAGCATGTCTCACCCATTCCTGACTAGACTCGACAGCACCAAGGCCTGGACCGAAATCAGCCAGTCAAAACAGGTCCTCGAGTCTCTGTTCGGCACTGAGGTCATAACCTTTGTCTACCCTTACGGCGATATGAATACCCGGATCCGTCGCATGACCAAGCAGGCCGGATACCGGCTGGGCCGGGCCGTTGTACCGGGTGAGCCGAACCTCTGGTTGGAGCCCTATCGGCTACCGACCCTGGAGCTGCGCCGGGAGACCAATCTGGCCGACGTCAAGCGCACCATTGCCAGACGTCGTACCACAATCCTGCTCCTGCATCAGATTGTAGCCAGTCCGTCTTCATTCACTGAATGGAACCTGGCCGACTTTGAGAGACTGCTCGAGTGGATGGCCGCGACCCGGGTCAGGGTTATAACCCTGGCTCAGTTATACCGCGAATGGTGGTTCGAGAAGCTAGGGCGAATGATGCAACAGATGGCGGCCGCGTATCCAGACCGCCGCAAACAACTACTATTCGAGGAGGTAAACGTCGACGCTACCGGCACTAATTATCCCCGCTGA